The following are from one region of the Halodesulfurarchaeum sp. HSR-GB genome:
- a CDS encoding pro-sigmaK processing inhibitor BofA family protein: MSLDWRLARQVIPALTKGPAIERSVMGFLRPLAVNAVVGLILLLLANAIGLGVQISLVTLLVCAVLGIPGAILVILLAQFNIAFMAVLVPVFLV, encoded by the coding sequence ATGTCGCTCGACTGGAGACTAGCGCGGCAGGTAATACCAGCCTTAACTAAGGGGCCGGCGATTGAACGGTCGGTCATGGGATTCCTCCGCCCCCTCGCCGTCAACGCGGTCGTCGGCCTCATCCTCCTGTTACTCGCGAACGCCATCGGCCTGGGCGTCCAAATATCCCTGGTTACACTTCTGGTGTGTGCGGTTTTGGGAATCCCCGGCGCAATCTTGGTGATACTGCTCGCACAGTTCAATATTGCCTTCATGGCCGTGCTGGTTCCCGTATTCCTCGTTTGA